In one window of Paraburkholderia phymatum STM815 DNA:
- a CDS encoding polysaccharide biosynthesis/export family protein, giving the protein MQLNRVCEQWRTQARAARLSSWWRTVRSRARLDLARVNCLAASRWAAPAAAAVLLSGCALSPGMTFRGMPSGDAAQAVSAAHGAAAGTGSQQASGSDRAPTGSLVEITDDLVAKQQQERPTGVPDDVRSLFAKPEPYVIGPGDVLSIVVWDHPELSMPAATTGGGQSTSGAPLVAPGYTVDVNGFIQYAYIGPIKVEGLSEMGVRDLLTSKLGRYVRQPQMTVRVETYRSKRVYLDGEVKSPGVQVLNDVVMTLPEAINRAGGFTDKSDRSKVTLTRGDRTVVVDMPDMIRNNVNPDRIIVRDGDLIRVYGQNDSKVFVIGEVQRPGGLPFNNGRMTLNQALGDAGGISQTSGDASQVYVVRGRDVGRRVVYHLDATSASAMATADSFELKPNDVVFVDASSLVKWSRVIGLILPATQAASATRALGY; this is encoded by the coding sequence ATGCAACTCAATCGAGTTTGCGAGCAGTGGAGGACTCAGGCGCGCGCTGCGCGCCTGTCTTCGTGGTGGCGAACGGTTCGCTCACGGGCGAGGCTCGACCTTGCACGCGTGAACTGTCTGGCCGCGTCCCGATGGGCAGCGCCCGCAGCCGCCGCTGTGCTGCTGTCGGGCTGCGCGCTGTCGCCGGGGATGACTTTCCGGGGCATGCCTTCGGGCGATGCGGCGCAAGCGGTGAGTGCCGCGCACGGCGCGGCGGCTGGTACAGGTTCGCAACAGGCGTCGGGCAGCGATCGCGCACCCACGGGTTCGCTGGTCGAAATTACCGATGACCTCGTCGCAAAGCAGCAGCAGGAACGGCCGACGGGCGTGCCGGACGACGTGCGCAGCCTGTTCGCCAAGCCGGAGCCCTATGTGATCGGGCCGGGTGACGTCCTCAGCATCGTCGTGTGGGACCACCCGGAACTCAGCATGCCGGCCGCCACGACGGGAGGCGGACAGAGCACGTCCGGGGCGCCGCTCGTCGCGCCCGGCTATACGGTCGATGTGAATGGTTTTATCCAGTACGCCTATATCGGACCCATCAAGGTCGAGGGCCTCTCGGAAATGGGCGTGCGGGATCTGCTCACGAGCAAGCTGGGCCGCTATGTGAGACAGCCGCAGATGACGGTGCGCGTCGAGACTTACCGCAGCAAGCGCGTTTATCTCGACGGCGAAGTGAAATCGCCGGGCGTGCAGGTGCTCAACGACGTGGTGATGACGCTTCCCGAAGCGATCAACCGGGCAGGCGGCTTTACCGACAAGTCGGACCGGTCGAAGGTGACGCTGACGCGCGGGGACAGGACGGTGGTGGTGGATATGCCGGACATGATCCGCAACAACGTGAACCCGGACCGGATCATCGTGCGCGACGGCGACCTGATACGCGTCTATGGGCAAAACGACAGCAAGGTCTTTGTGATTGGCGAAGTGCAGCGTCCCGGCGGGCTACCGTTCAACAACGGGCGCATGACGCTGAACCAGGCGCTGGGCGACGCGGGCGGCATCAGCCAGACTTCCGGCGACGCGTCGCAGGTCTACGTCGTGCGGGGACGCGATGTGGGCAGGCGCGTGGTCTATCACCTCGACGCGACCTCGGCTTCCGCGATGGCCACGGCCGATTCGTTCGAACTCAAGCCGAACGATGTGGTGTTCGTCGATGCGTCGTCACTGGTGAAATGGAGCCGCGTCATCGGACTGATCCTGCCTGCGACCCAGGCGGCGTCGGCGACGCGAGCACTCGGCTACTGA
- a CDS encoding sugar transferase, whose amino-acid sequence MSELVHRAIDIALIVLGAFGALHLNLSFNVAAVGPAHQLDPTLVAFVAALALSVFPACGTYPPRGRHPVASVAGRTAFAWLAVQLCGLALLYAIHRDNVISMPWFIYWTLTTGISLLASHTLFFAQFSVARQATAWLGRGDTDHDLAETEPHTGSIRHAVKRAFDITLGLTMILALLPLLALVALVVKLDGGPSIYGHTRVGRNGEKFRCLKFRSMVVNSQQVLDELLASDPVARAEWEREFKLKNDVRVTRIGHFLRRTSLDELPQLWNVVRGEMSLVGPRPITAQELERYGAHSKYYLMATPGITGLWQVSGRCETDYATRVMLDVKYVTNWSLRADIGILFKTFFVVIKGNGAY is encoded by the coding sequence ATGTCCGAGCTGGTGCATCGTGCGATCGATATCGCGCTAATTGTGCTGGGCGCTTTCGGCGCATTGCACTTGAACCTGAGCTTCAACGTGGCCGCAGTGGGTCCTGCGCACCAGCTCGACCCGACGCTCGTCGCGTTCGTCGCCGCGCTCGCGTTATCGGTGTTTCCAGCGTGTGGAACCTATCCGCCGCGAGGACGGCATCCCGTCGCGAGCGTCGCCGGCCGCACGGCATTTGCATGGCTCGCCGTGCAACTCTGCGGGCTGGCTTTGCTTTATGCAATTCATCGCGACAACGTGATTTCCATGCCGTGGTTCATCTACTGGACACTGACCACAGGCATTTCGCTGCTCGCCTCGCATACGCTTTTCTTCGCGCAGTTCAGCGTGGCCCGGCAGGCCACCGCATGGCTCGGACGCGGGGACACGGACCACGATCTGGCCGAAACCGAACCGCACACGGGCTCGATCAGACATGCTGTCAAGCGGGCCTTCGACATCACGCTCGGCCTGACCATGATCCTCGCGCTGTTGCCGTTGCTCGCGCTGGTTGCGCTGGTCGTGAAGCTGGACGGTGGTCCGTCGATATACGGCCATACACGCGTGGGCCGCAATGGCGAAAAGTTTCGCTGCCTCAAGTTTCGCTCGATGGTGGTCAACTCGCAGCAGGTGCTCGACGAGTTGCTCGCGAGCGATCCCGTGGCACGCGCCGAGTGGGAGCGTGAGTTCAAGCTCAAGAACGACGTGCGCGTGACGCGCATCGGCCATTTCCTGCGCCGCACGAGCCTCGATGAACTGCCGCAGCTCTGGAACGTGGTGCGCGGCGAGATGAGCCTCGTCGGCCCACGGCCGATCACCGCGCAGGAACTGGAGCGCTATGGCGCGCACAGCAAGTACTACCTGATGGCAACGCCTGGCATCACAGGACTGTGGCAGGTGAGCGGACGCTGCGAGACCGACTACGCGACGCGCGTCATGCTCGACGTGAAGTACGTGACGAACTGGTCGCTGCGCGCCGACATCGGGATTCTCTTCAAGACGTTCTTTGTGGTGATCAAAGGGAACGGGGCGTATTGA
- the rpiA gene encoding ribose-5-phosphate isomerase RpiA, which produces MTQDELKQLVGQAAADYVIANVPEGTIIGVGTGSTANCFIDALAAHKARFRGAVSSSVATTARLQSHGIPVFDLNDIESLPVYVDGADEIDHGGAMIKGGGGALTREKIVASVAEKFLCIADASKVVDVLGQFPLPVEVVPMARTAIGRRVTALGGVPIVRVTKDGAPFLTDNGNEIIDVKGLRITDPRTLEAHVNAWPGVVTVGLFAARGADLCLLGTQKGVETIVYPNR; this is translated from the coding sequence ATGACTCAAGACGAACTCAAGCAACTGGTCGGCCAGGCGGCCGCCGACTACGTGATCGCCAACGTGCCCGAAGGCACGATCATCGGCGTTGGCACCGGCTCGACCGCGAACTGTTTCATCGACGCGCTCGCCGCGCACAAAGCGCGCTTTCGCGGCGCCGTGTCCAGCTCGGTCGCGACGACGGCGCGCCTGCAATCGCACGGTATTCCGGTGTTCGACCTGAACGACATCGAATCGCTGCCCGTCTACGTCGACGGCGCCGACGAAATCGATCATGGTGGCGCGATGATCAAGGGCGGTGGCGGCGCGCTCACGCGCGAGAAAATCGTCGCGTCGGTGGCGGAGAAATTCCTCTGCATCGCCGACGCGAGCAAGGTCGTCGACGTGCTCGGCCAGTTTCCGCTACCCGTCGAAGTCGTGCCGATGGCGCGCACGGCAATCGGCCGCCGTGTGACGGCCTTGGGCGGCGTGCCAATCGTGCGTGTGACGAAGGACGGCGCGCCGTTCTTGACTGACAACGGCAATGAGATCATCGACGTCAAAGGCCTGCGCATCACCGATCCGCGCACGCTCGAAGCGCACGTCAACGCGTGGCCGGGTGTGGTGACGGTGGGCCTGTTCGCGGCGCGCGGCGCGGATCTCTGCCTGCTCGGCACGCAGAAGGGTGTCGAGACGATCGTCTACCCGAATCGCTGA